A stretch of the Triplophysa dalaica isolate WHDGS20190420 chromosome 19, ASM1584641v1, whole genome shotgun sequence genome encodes the following:
- the LOC130408341 gene encoding S100P-binding protein-like isoform X2: MNSGIMAEERVTLCPELRTEESWQRAKEMYMKSVIEHTESRRAGNDVMTELHHLMNAVAGQRYGHQSGRDGTHWQHPADLTRRNYCVRGRLLSLSEWQKRNHLDFKRFVKVPDIFHRSAVL; this comes from the exons GTGTCCAGAGTTGAGAACTGAAGAGAGCTGGCAGAGAGCAAAGGAGATGTATATGAAGTCTGTCATTGAACACACAGAATCAAGGAGAGCAGGAAATG ATGTGATGACAGAACTTCATCATCTGATGAACGCAGTTGCCGGGCAGCGTTACGGTCATCAGTCAGGACGTGATGGAACTCACTGGCAGCACCCAGCTGATCTCACCCGGAG AAACTATTGTGTCAGAGGTCGGTTGCTGTCTCTCAGCGAGTGGCAGAAGAGAAATCATCTCGATTTCAAACGCTTCGTCAAAGTGCCTGATATTTTCCACAGGAGCGCAGTGCTCTGA
- the LOC130408341 gene encoding E3 ubiquitin-protein ligase BRE1A-like isoform X1: MARERHSMRERDWERERPSERERPSERDRHSERERHSERERHSVREREWERERLSETERPSETERPSETERPSETERPSETERPSETERPSETERPSARKRQTETYDTYIRPRYPVQRCPELRTEESWQRAKEMYMKSVIEHTESRRAGNDVMTELHHLMNAVAGQRYGHQSGRDGTHWQHPADLTRRNYCVRGRLLSLSEWQKRNHLDFKRFVKVPDIFHRSAVL; the protein is encoded by the exons atgGCGAGAGAAAGGCACTCAATGAGAGAGAGGgactgggagagagagaggccatcggagagagagaggccatcGGAGAGAGATAGgcactcagagagagagaggcactcagagagagagaggcactcagtgagagagagggaatgggagagagagaggttgtcAGAAACAGAGAGGCCGTCGGAGACAGAGAGGCCGTCGGAGACAGAGAGGCCGTCGGAGACAGAGAGGCCGTCGGAGACAGAGAGGCCGTCGGAGACAGAGAGGCCGTCGGAGACAGAGAGGCCGTCGGCGAGAAAGAGGCAGACGGAGACCTATGACACGTACATAAGACCCCGTTACCCTGTACAGAG GTGTCCAGAGTTGAGAACTGAAGAGAGCTGGCAGAGAGCAAAGGAGATGTATATGAAGTCTGTCATTGAACACACAGAATCAAGGAGAGCAGGAAATG ATGTGATGACAGAACTTCATCATCTGATGAACGCAGTTGCCGGGCAGCGTTACGGTCATCAGTCAGGACGTGATGGAACTCACTGGCAGCACCCAGCTGATCTCACCCGGAG AAACTATTGTGTCAGAGGTCGGTTGCTGTCTCTCAGCGAGTGGCAGAAGAGAAATCATCTCGATTTCAAACGCTTCGTCAAAGTGCCTGATATTTTCCACAGGAGCGCAGTGCTCTGA